The following proteins are encoded in a genomic region of Acetobacter oryzoeni:
- the dinB gene encoding DNA polymerase IV, which translates to MTAVVRRIIHIDMDAFYASVEQRDNPALKGQPVAVGRCQERGVVAAASYEARKFGVRSAMPSVQAQRKCPHLIFVPPRFDVYRAVSAQIHAIFARYTPLIQPLSLDEAYLDVTHPLLPRPSATAIAKEIRATILQETGLTASAGVSYNKFLAKLASDYRKPNGQFVIPPNRGEDFVAALPVNAFHGVGPATARRMHTLGIHTGADLRRFSLDILRQHFGKAAAFYYGIARGKDDRPVEPNRPRKSLGKEVTFEQDLHTQTELHAALRELASKVWAGCQKRNLTGRTITLKLRYTDFEQCTRSLSLADPVQDQEILAEMACRLLAPLLPVRTPVRLLGITLSTLLNPQDQEATTQLSLLS; encoded by the coding sequence ATGACCGCAGTTGTACGCCGCATTATCCATATTGATATGGATGCTTTTTATGCATCTGTTGAGCAACGGGACAACCCAGCGCTTAAAGGCCAACCTGTAGCGGTAGGCAGATGCCAGGAGCGCGGTGTGGTTGCCGCTGCCAGTTATGAAGCCCGGAAATTTGGCGTCCGTTCAGCCATGCCTTCGGTTCAGGCACAGCGCAAATGCCCACACCTTATTTTTGTGCCACCGCGTTTTGATGTTTACCGTGCCGTTTCTGCCCAGATTCACGCTATTTTTGCACGTTATACGCCCCTTATTCAGCCTCTTTCATTAGATGAGGCCTATCTGGACGTCACGCATCCGCTCCTTCCCCGCCCCTCTGCCACGGCCATTGCGAAAGAAATACGTGCTACCATTTTGCAAGAAACAGGGCTCACAGCTTCCGCAGGGGTCTCTTACAACAAATTTCTGGCCAAACTGGCCTCCGATTATCGCAAACCCAATGGGCAGTTTGTTATTCCACCCAACCGGGGGGAAGATTTTGTAGCCGCCCTGCCCGTAAATGCTTTTCATGGCGTGGGCCCTGCCACAGCCCGGCGGATGCACACACTGGGCATTCATACAGGGGCAGATTTACGCCGTTTTTCGCTGGATATTTTGCGCCAGCATTTTGGCAAGGCGGCAGCATTTTATTATGGCATTGCTCGCGGCAAAGATGATCGGCCGGTAGAACCAAACAGGCCGCGCAAATCACTCGGCAAGGAAGTCACGTTCGAACAGGATTTGCACACCCAAACCGAATTACATGCGGCATTACGTGAACTGGCTAGCAAAGTGTGGGCCGGGTGCCAGAAACGAAACCTGACAGGCCGCACGATTACCCTGAAATTACGCTATACAGATTTTGAACAATGCACACGCAGCCTCTCTCTGGCCGATCCGGTACAAGATCAAGAAATTCTGGCCGAAATGGCGTGCCGGTTACTTGCGCCATTGCTGCCTGTGCGCACCCCGGTAAGACTTTTGGGTATTACACTTTCCACTCTTTTAAATCCACAAGATCAGGAAGCCACAACGCAGCTCTCTTTACTTTCTTAG
- a CDS encoding aspartyl/asparaginyl beta-hydroxylase domain-containing protein → MKDLPSSQPNKRPFLIRIGKTLRPVFNKLIARDSLIPNTPVLNPDIFPWTQILQRYWQDIAREFHTLNAAGTAIPPLRALSPDHTRIAPDTRWKSFFLYGYGVKVPENCARMPKTAELISRIPDLNSAFFSVLEPGAVIPPHYGVTKGLITCHLGISVPRNANDCWIRVAGQKLVWHNGQCLLFDDTYQHDVHNNTSDTRIVLLMQIRRPTKGIGKIVQNLFLNGIRHSAFVKDAQHNIAQWNQLQGTMKAA, encoded by the coding sequence ATGAAAGATCTGCCATCTTCCCAGCCCAATAAGCGCCCATTCCTCATCCGGATCGGAAAAACCCTGCGTCCGGTTTTTAACAAGCTCATTGCACGGGATTCTCTCATTCCCAATACGCCGGTTCTGAATCCGGACATTTTTCCATGGACCCAGATTCTACAGCGTTACTGGCAGGATATTGCCCGCGAATTTCATACCCTAAATGCTGCTGGAACAGCTATTCCGCCGTTACGGGCTCTTTCTCCTGATCACACCCGCATTGCCCCGGATACACGGTGGAAATCCTTTTTTCTGTACGGCTATGGCGTGAAAGTTCCGGAAAACTGCGCGCGTATGCCCAAAACAGCAGAACTGATTTCTCGTATTCCAGATTTGAATTCCGCCTTTTTCTCGGTGCTGGAACCCGGTGCCGTTATTCCCCCACATTATGGCGTAACCAAAGGGTTGATAACCTGCCATTTGGGAATTTCCGTACCCCGCAATGCCAATGACTGCTGGATTCGTGTCGCAGGCCAAAAACTGGTGTGGCACAACGGGCAGTGCCTGCTGTTTGATGATACGTACCAGCATGATGTGCACAACAACACATCAGACACACGCATCGTGCTGTTGATGCAAATCCGCCGCCCTACCAAAGGCATCGGCAAAATTGTGCAAAACCTCTTTTTAAACGGTATCCGCCATTCTGCTTTTGTTAAGGATGCCCAGCACAACATTGCCCAATGGAACCAACTTCAGGGCACAATGAAAGCCGCCTGA
- a CDS encoding quinone-dependent dihydroorotate dehydrogenase has translation MSVLASLSLPFLRRLDPEQAHELALDALTLGVSVPIKRPKDDPALATRTLGMRFSNPIGIAAGFDKNARVLRPLAQLGFGFVEAGTVTPRPQAGNPKPRLFRLTEDRAVINRMGFNNQGINKFAVRLARLSRPLPSGRGGGAGVPVGANIGINKTGADPERDYPELVARVKPYVNYIVLNVSSPNTPGLRGLQDAARLRGILDAISARHAERPPLLIKLAPDLEDDAIGPIVEAAVAGGAQGLIVTNTTLARPDSLQSPYRTEAGGLSGRPLKPRATEMLRLVAQAAAGRLALVACGGIESGEDILTRIRLGADLVQVYTAFAYEGPALVGRLKREMQQIMRAQGIETLDDIRGKDL, from the coding sequence ATGTCTGTGCTTGCCTCACTCTCTCTTCCGTTCCTGCGCCGGTTAGATCCGGAACAGGCCCATGAACTGGCTTTGGATGCCCTGACACTGGGCGTATCCGTGCCCATAAAGCGGCCCAAGGATGATCCCGCCCTTGCCACGCGCACGCTGGGCATGCGGTTTTCCAACCCCATCGGCATTGCCGCCGGGTTTGATAAGAACGCCCGCGTTCTGCGCCCCTTGGCGCAATTGGGATTCGGGTTTGTAGAAGCCGGAACCGTTACGCCACGCCCGCAGGCTGGCAACCCCAAGCCCCGGCTTTTCCGCCTTACGGAAGATCGGGCGGTTATTAACCGCATGGGCTTTAACAATCAGGGTATCAACAAGTTTGCCGTACGTCTGGCACGTCTGTCTCGCCCATTGCCATCAGGCCGTGGTGGTGGGGCCGGGGTGCCTGTAGGTGCAAATATTGGCATTAACAAAACCGGTGCAGACCCGGAGCGTGATTATCCAGAACTGGTGGCCCGCGTTAAGCCGTACGTTAATTACATTGTGCTCAATGTCTCTTCCCCCAACACGCCGGGCCTGCGCGGTTTGCAGGATGCCGCCCGCTTGCGTGGGATTCTGGATGCCATTTCTGCCCGCCATGCAGAACGGCCGCCGTTGCTGATTAAGCTGGCACCGGATCTGGAAGATGATGCCATCGGCCCGATTGTAGAAGCAGCCGTAGCCGGCGGCGCACAGGGGCTGATTGTTACCAACACCACACTGGCCCGCCCCGATTCCCTGCAAAGTCCGTATCGCACAGAAGCCGGAGGGCTTTCTGGCCGTCCGCTCAAACCACGTGCAACGGAAATGTTGCGTCTGGTTGCGCAGGCTGCGGCTGGCCGTCTGGCATTGGTGGCCTGTGGTGGCATTGAAAGCGGTGAAGACATTCTGACCCGAATCCGACTTGGGGCGGATTTGGTGCAGGTTTACACCGCATTTGCCTATGAAGGCCCCGCATTGGTTGGACGGCTAAAGCGTGAAATGCAGCAGATCATGCGCGCGCAGGGCATTGAAACGCTGGATGATATTCGGGGTAAGGATCTATGA